In Trifolium pratense cultivar HEN17-A07 linkage group LG7, ARS_RC_1.1, whole genome shotgun sequence, a genomic segment contains:
- the LOC123896516 gene encoding protein SENSITIVE TO PROTON RHIZOTOXICITY 2-like — protein MTTPPSFEIGNQGMQMFPMVIEDLMPLPNSMEGISGSPSNSLLFNLSILKEKFNQVQNLVGVILSPNQQDSSTNSMAISNMNSTIQEIIVTSTSIMFTCQQIALGNFPQGNNSTTCTNQEFQKQQSNNIQSSFGNNNTNIDLRGQSLLDSNNESQALDWFGERYKLEHDIDDQKFGHEISETNNSIKGSNEDILTKNNCDRGDTSLKFGPSNARTGVECSEDIVELDATDLLAKYTHYCQVCGKGFKRDANLRMHMRAHGDEYKSSAALSNPINKSNSDYLMSMKNKKYSCPQEGCRWNQKHAKFQPLKSLICAKNHYKRSHCPKMYVCKRCNLKQFSVLSDLRTHEKHCGDLRWQCSCGTTFSRKDKLIGHVGLFVGHHPVINGLSYSTHTN, from the coding sequence ATGACCACACCTCCAAGCTTTGAAATTGGAAATCAAGGCATGCAAATGTTTCCTATGGTCATAGAAGATTTGATGCCATTACCAAATTCCATGGAAGGAATTTCAGGATCACCCTCTAATTCTCTCCTCTTCAATCTCTCTATTCTCAAAGAAAAATTCAATCAAGTGCAAAATCTTGTAGGTGTTATTCTCTCCCCAAATCAACAAGACTCATCAACTAATTCAATGGCTATATCCAACATGAATTCCACAATACAAGAAATCATAGTAACTTCCACATCAATCATGTTCACTTGCCAACAAATAGCTCTTGGTAATTTCCCTCAAGGTAATAATTCTACTACATGCACAAACCAAGAATTTCAAAAGCAACAATCTAATAATATTCAATCAAGTTTTGGCAACAATAATACAAACATAGATCTTAGAGGTCAAAGCTTATTAGATTCTAATAATGAGTCACAAGCATTGGATTGGTTTGGTGAAAGATATAAGCTAGAGCATGATATTGATGATCAAAAGTTTGGTCATGAAATTAGTGAAACCAATAATAGTATAAAAGGTTCTAATGAAGATATTTTAACGAAGAACAATTGTGATCGCGGTGATACAAGTCTAAAATTTGGGCCGTCTAATGCTCGGACTGGAGTAGAATGTAGCGAAGATATAGTTGAATTGGACGCGACGGATTTATTAGCTAAGTACACACATTATTGTCAAGTTTGTGGTAAAGGGTTTAAAAGGGATGCAAATTTAAGGATGCATATGAGAGCTCATGGTGATGAATACAAAAGTAGTGCAGCATTGAGCAATCCAATTAATAAGAGCAATAGTGATTATTTGATGAGtatgaaaaataagaaatattcATGTCCTCAAGAAGGGTGTAGATGGAATCAAAAACATGCCAAGTTTCAACCATTGAAATCATTGATTTGTGCTAAGAATCATTACAAGAGAAGTCATTGTCCTAAAATGTATGTGTGCAAGAGGTGTAATTTGAAGCAATTTTCAGTGCTTTCTGATTTGAGGACACATGAGAAACATTGTGGTGATCTTAGGTGGCAATGCTCATGTGGCACTACCTTTTCTAGGAAAGATAAGCTTATAGGGCATGTTGGTTTGTTTGTGGGACATCATCCAGTTATCAATGGTTTGTCATATAGTACTCACACAAATTAG
- the LOC123897412 gene encoding uncharacterized protein LOC123897412 translates to MEARNPSPSPVRVLIRPPPSSSASTTTTTGNPSSAPPPSSSDGVVVIGFIARRHDDSTHLLNRVIDSNVFASGNLDTPLLVDDEEAKEWFKRRRISYFRDRDKGILFLHFSSTRCCSVHDSFEPSLGFDSVVEEHEFGDLQGMLFMFSVCHVIIYIQEGSRFDTRVLKNFRVLQAAKHAMAPFVRSQGGAPGLPSRVHSSASLSSRAVSTGNNNSSPGRGGGNLNRNASMSGLDSSLGRGASGNLNRNASAVSLMSGLGSYTSLFPGQCIPVMLFVFVDDFSSLSNSSTNGEDSSDVSSLNQSSSSSSVGKTNFPATKGSGSVVVLARPASRSEGGLRKKLQSSLEAQIRFLIKKCRTLSGSEVTHPGVRTGGSSASAALFSLDASRAVVLLDRLSIQKGESLEFATGLVEDVLNGKATSDSLLLESHGQIASKEDLISVKEFIYRQSDILRGRGGLVNTNSSSGVGMAAVAAAAAAASVASGKTFTAPDLPSFETWLTSSLHILSRVLCAKGGCLDEFEINKRKPRPRNTVSPAAEESLKSTNPLDVAVSWLQCGRGLNTKFSTSWCQRAIPAAKEIYLKDLPACYPTSQHEAHLDKALHAFRSMVKGPAVQRFVKTLEEECSSIWKSGRQLCDAVSLTGKPCMHQRHDVEGSNSELGSLPKPHSSGYFFLHACACGRSRQLHPDPFDFESANAGCFSDCDKLLPAVKLPETEVEGPVQSSSWNLLRIGGSRYYESSKGLLQSGFYATEKYLLKWTIYLEKHRRLIGSTETTVKQTSVIRGPNVEHIAKKTGDKQSNPAVQNGVEDHRTSLDIIKADDKNISFGRGFPTFNMRKPFSEVVAGSAAVDSGFPPLQQRKLPTSGSEKGVKQSRPSNQNAERGNATIDHQTSQKSQDMLFTEGPLHGNGNDSCTDSDPFLRIGSNVVPVYLNGGEKSKPNSSLKHVIVYVGFEHECPRGHRFLLNANHLTELGSSYSSSEDSHLSSSTESAERNQESHTKVSKNASWSKVHRSSNEILSASNNKRDMGKSNEIIPNGHLNADGAEYTSIPLKEKNMTSVNILTKSPDLMKDSGGDLHANSMGGDELGFSMLNRNLPIYMICPHCRRSRNKKDTAEVKFASGISQLKRIFMVTPAFPVILATCPVVQFEASCLPPSVPDREQKLQFSLGCPVILPPDSFLTLRLPFVYGVHLEDGNKHPLNPFEQQPEMTAWITKGTILQMLSKGSSGEGYQTQ, encoded by the exons ATGGAAGCTCGAAACCCTTCTCCGTCACCGGTTCGAGTCCTCATTCGTCCACCACCGTCTTCCTCCGcttcaaccaccaccaccaccgggAATCCGTCATCGGCGCCACCTCCTTCTTCCTCCGACGGCGTGGTAGTAATCGGTTTCATAGCGCGACGACACGACGATTCAACTCACTTACTCAACCGAGTTATCGATTCTAATGTCTTCGCTTCTGGTAACCTCGATACACCGTTACTcgttgatgatgaagaagctAAGGAATGGTTTAAGCGTAGAAGAATTAGTTACTTTCGTGACCGTGATAAGGGGATTTTGTTCCTTCATTTTTCTTCAACTCGTTGTTGTTCTGTTCATGATTCGTTTGAACCTTCGCTTGGATTTGATTCTGTTGTTGAAGAGCATGAGTTTGGTGATTTACAGGGAATGCTTTTCATGTTCTCT GTTTGTCATGTTATCATATATATTCAAGAGGGGTCACGGTTTGATACTAGGGTTTTAAAGAATTTTCGAGTGCTACAAGCGGCGAAACATGCTATGGCTCCGTTTGTTAGGTCGCAAGGTGGTGCGCCGGGCTTACCGTCTAGAGTGCATTCTTCGGCTTCATTGTCTTCTCGAGCTGTATCGACAGGAAATAATAATTCTTCTCCGGGTAGAGGTGGTGGTAACTTGAATCGCAATGCGTCTATGTCAGGTTTAGATTCTTCTCTGGGTAGAGGTGCTAGTGGTAACTTGAATCGCAATGCGTCGGCTGTGTCTCTTATGTCAGGGCTAGGATCTTATACTTCTTTATTTCCTGGACAGTGTATACCTGTGATGCTGTTTGTGTTTGTGGATGACTTCTCCAGTTTATCAAATTCCAGTACAAATGGGGAGGACTCTTCGGATGTATCTTCGCTTAATCAGTCTTCTAGTTCGAGTAGTGTAGGGAAGACAAATTTTCCTGCTACTAAAGGTTCTGGTTCAGTTGTTGTGCTGGCACGCCCTGCAAGTCGATCTGAAGGTGGACTTAGGAAGAAACTACAGTCGTCTCTTGAAGCGCAAATTCGCTTTCTGATTAAGAAATGTAGAACATTATCAGGTTCCGAAGTTACTCACCCCGGTGTGAGGACTGGGGGTTCCTCAGCTTCTGCAGCTCTCTTTTCACTTGATGCATCAAGGGCAGTTGTTTTGTTAGACCGGCTTTCAATTCAAAAAGGTGAATCTCTGGAGTTTGCCACAGGACTTGTTGAAGATGTCTTGAATGGGAAAGCAACCTCAGATTCCCTTCTGCTGGAAAGCCATGGTCAAATAGCAAGCAAAGAGGATTTAATATCTGTTAAAGAGTTTATTTACAGGCAATCTGATATTTTGAGAGGGAGAGGGGGGCTAGTAAATACCAACAGTAGCTCTGGTGTCGGTATGGCTGCTGTGGCAGCAGCGGCAGCTGCTGCCTCAGTTGCATCTGGTAAAACATTTACtgctcctgatcttccaagtTTTGAAACTTGGTTAACTTCAAGTCTTCATATCTTGAGTAGAGTTCTCTGTGCAAAAGGGGGTTGCttggatgaatttgaaattaataaaagaaagccTCGTCCAAGGAACACTGTTTCACCTGCAGCAGAGGAATCATTGAAGTCTACAAATCCTTTAGACGTTGCTGTATCTTGGTTGCAATGTGGTAGAGGGTTGAACACTAAGTTTTCGACTTCCTGGTGCCAAAGAGCCATTCCAGCTGCAAAGGAGATATATTTGAAAGATTTGCCTGCTTGCTATCCTACATCACAACATGAAGCTCACTTAGATAAAGCTTTGCATGCATTTCGCTCAATGGTAAAAGGACCTGCTGTGCAACGTTTTGTAAAAACATTGGAAGAGGAATGTTCTTCCATTTGGAAATCAGGAAGGCAGCTTTGTGATGCTGTTAGTTTGACGGGAAAACCATGCATGCACCAAAGGCATGATGTTGAGGGCAGTAATTCAGAATTGGGATCTTTGCCTAAGCCACATTCAAGTGGCTACTTTTTCCTGCATGCCTGTGCTTGTGGCCGTTCACGACAGTTACACCCAGATCCGTTTGATTTTGAATCAGCTAATGCTGGTTGCTTCTCTGACTGTGATAAGCTACTTCCTGCAGTCAAACTACCAGAAACTGAAGTTGAAGGACCTGTTCAATCTTCTTCCTGGAATTTGCTGCGTATTGGAGGTTCAAGATACTATGAATCTTCCAAAGGCTTACTTCAGAGTGGATTTTATGCTACTGAGAAATATCTTCTGAAGTGGACAATATACCTAGAGAAACATAGAAGGCTAATTGGTTCAACAGAGACTACAGTTAAACAAACTTCTGTAATCAGGGGACCCAATGTTGAACATATTGCAAAGAAAACTGGTGATAAACAATCCAACCCTGCTGTGCAAAATGGAGTGGAAGACCATAGAACATCTTTGGATATTATTAAAGCTGATGACAAAAATATAAGTTTTGGTAGAGGTTTTCCTACTTTCAATATGAGAAAACCTTTTTCTGAGGTTGTTGCTGGATCAGCGGCTGTTGATTCAGGATTCCCTCCTCTTCAGCAAAGGAAATTGCCTACATCAGGTTCAGAGAAAGGTGTGAAGCAAAGCAGGCCAAGTAATCAGAATGCAGAAAGGGGTAATGCAACTATCGATCACCAAACATCTCAAAAATCTCAAGATATGTTGTTTACTGAGGGACCGCTTCATGGTAATGGAAATGATAGTTGCACAGACAGCGACCCTTTTTTGAGGATAGGTAGCAATGTAGTACCTGTATACTTGAATGGTGGTGAAAAGAGCAAACCAAATTCTTCTTTAAAACATGTGATAGTATATGTTGGATTTGAACATGAATGCCCCCGTGGCCATCGTTTCCTGTTAAATGCAAATCACCTCACTGAACTTGGATCTTCATACTCATCATCTGAAGATTCTCATTTATCTTCTTCTACGGAGTCTGCTGAAAGAAATCAGGAATCTCATACTAAAGTAAGCAAAAATGCTTCCTGGTCCAAAGTTCACCGAAGCTCAAATGAAATTCTTTCTGCATCCAATAATAAGAGAGATATGGGAAAATCAAATGAAATCATTCCTAATGGTCATCTGAATGCTGATGGAGCAGAATATACTTCTATTCCactgaaggaaaaaaatatgaCATCTGTGAATATATTGACAAAATCCCCCGATCTTATGAAAGATTCTGGAGGGGATCTTCATGCCAATAGCATGGGTGGTGATGAACTTGGATTCTCCATGCTGAACCGAAATTTGCCTATCTACATGATCTGCCCTCACTGCAGGCGTTCTAGGAATAAGAAAGATACAGCAGAGGTTAAGTTTGCCAGTGGTATCTCACAGCTTAAAAGGATTTTTATG GTCACACCAGCATTTCCTGTAATACTAGCAACATGCCCTGTTGTGCAATTTGAG GCATCATGCCTGCCTCCGTCAGTTCCAGATCGTGAACAAAAATTGCAGTTTAGCCTTGGATGTCCAGTGATCTTGCCACCAGATAGTTTCCTTACCCTTAGATTACCATTTGTGTACGGTGTGCATCTTGAAGATGGAAACAAACATCCTCTTAATCCCTTTGAACAGCAGCCTGAAATGACTGCGTGGATTACCAAGGGCACCATACTGCAGATGTTGTCCAAAGGGAGCAGTGGTGAGGGATATCAAACACAGTGA
- the LOC123897666 gene encoding zinc finger protein ZAT5-like, with protein sequence MLSKMDMEGILSTKEHGNDASHLIKGKRTKRLRQLSPCTVATTTVTSSCSSATGGGGSFSSTTFDDTEQEEEADMANCLILLAQGRTGEGGGGGGGEENQYRRAQSHHYDNKHQQQQMDGYNKIATTEKATKNGFESYECKTCNRFFHSFQALGGHRASHKKPKMKEEKQSSPSQPRQIVTTTGEFEEENNKIHTKNITTINPLVPPVSLELRCGVNINFKPNKLNKIHECSICGAEFTSGQALGGHMRRHRASIDKSNNKNNNVVAFEAVHVKSRNILELDLNFPAPEEDISDSTFQFPAMVGCHY encoded by the coding sequence aTGTTGTCTAAAATGGACATGGAAGGAATTCTAAGCACAAAGGAACATGGTAATGATGCAAGTCATCTCATCAAAGGGAAGCGAACAAAACGGTTGAGACAGTTGTCACCTTGCACCGTGGCAACTACCACGGTGACATCAAGCTGTTCGAGTGCCACTGGAGGTGGTGGATCTTTTTCATCCACCACCTTCGATGACACTGAACAAGAAGAGGAAGCGGATATGGCTAATTGTTTGATTCTCCTAGCCCAAGGAAGAACGGgagaaggaggaggaggaggaggaggagaagaGAATCAATATCGACGTGCTCAGAGCCACCACTATGATAACAAACACCAACAGCAACAAATGGACGGTTATAACAAGATAGCAACAACtgaaaaagcaacaaaaaacgGTTTTGAAAGTTATGAGTGCAAAACTTGTAACcgtttttttcattcatttcaaGCGTTGGGTGGACATAGAGCAAGTCACAAGAAACCAAagatgaaagaagaaaaacaatctTCACCTTCGCAACCGCGACAAATCGTTACCACAACCGgtgaatttgaagaagaaaacaacaaaatccACACCAAGAATATTACTACTATCAATcctcttgttcctccagtttcgctTGAATTAAGGTGTGGTGTTAATATTAATTTCAAGCCCAATAAGCTCAATAAGATTCATGAATGTTCGATTTGCGGCGCGGAATTCACCTCAGGTCAAGCATTGGGTGGTCACATGAGGAGACATAGAGCTTCTATTGATAAAagtaacaacaaaaacaacaacgtTGTAGCTTTTGAAGCTGTTCATGTTAAGTCTAGAAATATTCTAGAATTGGATCTTAATTTTCCGGCACCGGAGGAAGATATCTCGGATTCGACGTTTCAGTTTCCGGCGATGGTGGGGTGCCATTATTAG
- the LOC123898783 gene encoding transcription factor FER-LIKE IRON DEFICIENCY-INDUCED TRANSCRIPTION FACTOR-like → MNSNMDDHQNSLVYTNNFELHDFIHDPNFDQSIDLIHGENEDAICNFGSNLINDCFVDNNHHELLSIPPNPLIFDHNINNYGNIVNVHDPSSSTIGSFSCYDREVKGEGVNDGGPSSATTITTTAIDGAKHRAKTDKSNILICEKRRRDRMKDKLYELRSLVPNITKMDKASIIGDAVSYVHDLQAQAWKLKDEVSGLEASLLVSENHQGSINNTINIQSYPTFKKIIQVDMFQVEERGYYAKILCNRGEGVASSLYKAIESLANFNIQNSNLATVFDNFLFTFTLNVNGSEPEMNLQNLKLLVVGALLNQGFEFMPSF, encoded by the exons ATGAACTCAAATATGGATGACCACCAAAACTCACTAGTGTACACCAATAATTTTGAGCTTCACGACTTCATTCACGATCCAAACTTTGATCAATCTATCGATTTAATTCATGGTGAGAATGAAGATGCAATATGTAACTTTGGTTCTAACCTTATCAATGATTGTTTTGTTGATAATAATCATCATGAGCTTCTTTCAATTCCTCCAAACCCATTAATATTTGATCATAACATCAACAACTATGGTAATATTGTGAATGTGCATGATCCAAGCTCTAGCACAATTGGATCCTTCTCTTGTTATGATCGGGAGGTTAAGGGAGAAGGAGTAAATGACGGAGGCCCTTCTTCGGCAACAACAATTACGACGACCGCGATTGATGGTGCCAAACATAGGGCTAAAACCGACAAGTCTAATATACTCATTTGTGAGAAGAGAAGGAGAGATCGAATGAAGGATAAGCTTTATGAGTTGCGTTCTTTGGTTCCAAACATTACAAAG ATGGATAAGGCCTCTATAATTGGAGATGCAGTATCATATGTGCATGACCTTCAAGCACAAGCTTGGAAGTTGAAGGATGAGGTTTCAGGACTTGAAGCATCCTTATTGGTATCTGAAAATCATCAAGGATCAATTAACAACACCATTAATATTCAAAGTTATCCTACTTTCAAGAAAATTATTCag GTGGACATGTTCCAAGTAGAGGAAAGAGGATATTATGCAAAAATATTGTGCAATAGAGGAGAAGGAGTAGCTTCTTCATTGTACAAGGCTATTGAATCTCTTGCAAATTTCaatattcaaaattcaaatttggctACAGTTTTTGACAATTTTCTATTCACATTTACATTGAAT GTAAATGGTTCTGAACCAGAAATGAACCTTCAAAATTTGAAGCTATTGGTGGTTGGTGCACTTTTGAACCAAGGCTTTGAATTCATGCCATCCTTTTGA